The following proteins are encoded in a genomic region of Bufo bufo chromosome 11, aBufBuf1.1, whole genome shotgun sequence:
- the LOC120981846 gene encoding olfactory receptor 6N2-like — protein sequence MMTTSNQSLVSQFIILGFPNLGGAEVLFFILLSIIYIFTLSGNVLVISIICSHRHLHVPLYLFVVILSFLEIWYTGVTIPKMLMNLLNEKMISYVGCLLQIYFFHSLGITETYLLTAMAYDRYMAICNPLRYPSIMTNCCFFQLAACCWVVGFFGPLTQIILLSRLSFCHSNTIEHIFCDFTPLIKLACSDTSLNVTVGFAINSFLFFLAFVCIILSYLNIISAVLKIKTAEGRTKAFSTCGAHLTVVLLFFGSVGFMYVRLTNNRSVNYDRVMAVIYSVLTPMCNPIIYSLRNREIRILLRKKISDLFRGFKSVSQD from the coding sequence ATGATGACCACTTCTAATCAATCTCTAGTCTCACAGTTCATTATCTTAGGCTTCCCTAACCTCGGTGGAGCTGAAGTCTTGTTTTTCATTCTTCTGAGTATTATCTACATCTTCACCCTTAGTGGTAATGTTCTAGTAATCTCCATAATCTGCAGTCATCGTCACCTTCATGTTCCTCTATACCTCTTTGTTGTAATACTTTCCTTCCTGGAAATCTGGTACACTGGAGTCACTATTCCAAAGATGCTGATGAACTTACTAAATGAGAAGATGATTTCTTATGTTGGATGTCTTCTCCAAATCTACTTTTTTCATTCTTTGGGCATTACAGAAACCTATCTTCTAACTGCCATGGCCTATGATCGCTACATGGCCATTTGCAACCCTTTAAGATATCCCTCGATAATGACAAACTGTTGCTTCTTTCAGTTAGCAGCATGTTGTTGGGTTGTAGGATTCTTTGGACCATTGACTCAGATCATCTTGCTGTCTCGCCTTTCCTTTTGTCATTCAAACACGATTGAACATATCTTCTGTGACTTTACTCCACTGATAAAGTTGGCATGTTCTGACACGTCACTCAACGTCACAGTTGGCTTTGCCATCAACTCATTCCTTTTCTTCTTGGCCTTTGTATGCATTATCCTGTCCTACCTCAATATAATATCTGCTGTATTAAAAATAAAGACAGCAGAGGGCAGGACAAAGGCTTTTTCTACCTGTGGTGCCCACCTTACTGTTGTCCTGCTTTTCTTTGGCAGTGTAGGTTTTATGTATGTCAGACTGACCAATAATCGTTCCGTGAACTATGATCGTGTGATGGCTGTCATCTATTCGGTTTTAACTCCAATGTGTAATCCGATCATTTATAGCCTGCGGAATCGGGAAATTAGAATCCTGTTGAGGAAGAAGATCAGTGACCTATTTAGAGGGTTTAAAAGTGTGTCCCAAGATTGA